The following are encoded together in the Nitrospirota bacterium genome:
- a CDS encoding HD domain-containing protein — protein MEKPDYQQDLAATIQELSVAYEELSLLYRVSGIFSSLSIDDICEHMIHEAVENIGVKTAAILFHDEKDDSLFTKTYKGTWDPCRTFPRDHAVIWNAIESKKPSAFCKVADSEYRHYIPGISSIMVCPILGKAKSIGAIVVADKEEDQEFFSHDTKLLMAITSQAGLAIENAFLYTELEVLLVGAIKSLVKALESTSYWTAGHTERVTEYAISIGRCLNLDGDTLEKLKICSLLHDIGKIATPKEILNKNEELSESEWIEMKKHPGVGAEILGEMKQFKEVIFGIKYHHEHWDGRKSIFGLKKTEIPLLARILAVADTFDALTSDRPYRPKRSREDAAKEIQRCSGSQFDPEIVQAFLGWAGFTPPHQVP, from the coding sequence TTGGAAAAGCCTGATTATCAGCAGGACCTGGCAGCCACCATTCAGGAACTCAGCGTCGCATATGAGGAGCTCTCTCTCCTCTATAGGGTTTCAGGGATATTTTCATCGCTCAGTATCGATGATATCTGTGAGCACATGATCCATGAGGCGGTTGAAAACATCGGGGTAAAGACTGCTGCAATTTTATTTCATGACGAAAAGGACGATTCCCTCTTTACCAAGACCTATAAAGGCACCTGGGACCCTTGCAGGACATTCCCGAGAGACCATGCGGTCATATGGAACGCGATCGAATCGAAAAAGCCTTCGGCCTTCTGCAAAGTTGCTGATTCGGAATACCGGCACTATATCCCCGGCATCAGTTCCATTATGGTCTGCCCTATTTTGGGCAAGGCCAAGAGTATAGGCGCCATTGTTGTGGCTGACAAAGAGGAGGACCAGGAGTTTTTTTCCCATGACACCAAGCTCCTGATGGCTATTACTTCTCAGGCCGGCCTTGCCATAGAAAATGCGTTCCTCTATACGGAACTCGAGGTCTTGCTTGTCGGTGCGATAAAGTCTCTGGTCAAGGCGCTGGAATCTACATCGTACTGGACGGCAGGACATACGGAGCGGGTCACTGAATATGCCATTTCTATCGGCAGATGCCTCAATCTTGACGGCGATACGCTTGAAAAGCTGAAAATATGTTCCCTCCTTCATGATATCGGCAAGATAGCCACCCCGAAAGAGATACTGAACAAGAACGAGGAGCTGAGCGAAAGCGAATGGATAGAGATGAAAAAGCATCCGGGCGTAGGCGCAGAAATTTTAGGAGAAATGAAACAGTTTAAGGAAGTTATCTTCGGTATTAAATACCATCATGAGCACTGGGACGGCAGAAAGAGCATTTTTGGCCTGAAAAAAACAGAGATCCCGCTGTTGGCAAGAATCCTGGCAGTTGCGGACACCTTTGATGCGCTGACTTCTGACAGACCTTACCGTCCGAAGCGGTCACGAGAGGATGCCGCAAAGGAGATTCAGCGATGTTCCGGTTCCCAGTTTGACCCTGAAATCGTCCAGGCATTTCTCGGCTGGGCCGGTTTTACCCCACCACATCAAGTTCCCTGA
- the mazG gene encoding nucleoside triphosphate pyrophosphohydrolase translates to MIWSMNLEELVTIMAALRGEKGCPWDREQTRESLKPFIIEEAYEVLDAIDEKNPEAVKEELGDLLFQIVFQSRVAEEKGEFGLGDVIDGIAKKMISRHPHVFGDSDIRTSEEVLVKWDEHKKKEGKQLESILEGVPKTMPALLRARKLQDRASKVGFDWEKIDDVLAKLDEEVAEFKDAVKSRKEASIEDELGDILFMIVNISRFIGVNPEEALRKTIGKFISRFRYIEMAAAERGGKLSDMSLAEMDSLWDEAKHRQRP, encoded by the coding sequence ATGATATGGTCCATGAACCTTGAAGAACTGGTAACGATCATGGCTGCGCTCCGGGGGGAGAAGGGCTGTCCCTGGGACAGGGAGCAGACGAGGGAATCGCTTAAGCCCTTCATTATCGAAGAGGCGTATGAGGTGCTTGATGCTATTGATGAGAAAAACCCCGAGGCAGTGAAGGAAGAATTAGGCGATCTCCTGTTTCAGATCGTGTTTCAGAGCCGGGTAGCGGAAGAAAAGGGCGAGTTCGGGCTCGGCGATGTCATAGATGGCATTGCAAAGAAAATGATTTCCCGCCATCCTCATGTGTTTGGGGACTCAGACATCAGAACGTCTGAAGAGGTTTTGGTCAAATGGGACGAGCACAAAAAAAAGGAAGGCAAGCAGCTTGAGTCGATCCTTGAGGGTGTGCCGAAGACCATGCCCGCGCTTCTGCGCGCCAGAAAACTTCAGGACCGCGCGTCGAAGGTCGGCTTTGACTGGGAGAAGATCGATGACGTACTCGCCAAGCTCGATGAGGAAGTGGCTGAATTCAAGGACGCCGTGAAAAGCAGAAAGGAAGCCTCGATCGAAGATGAACTCGGAGATATCCTCTTCATGATCGTGAACATCTCCCGCTTTATCGGTGTGAACCCTGAAGAGGCACTCAGAAAAACGATCGGCAAATTCATATCCCGCTTCAGATATATCGAGATGGCTGCGGCTGAAAGGGGCGGGAAGCTCTCTGACATGAGTCTTGCAGAGATGGATAGTCTCTGGGATGAGGCAAAGCACAGGCAGCGGCCCTGA
- a CDS encoding cyclic nucleotide-binding domain-containing protein gives MPLLTADLKKYHYFSSLSDSSLDLLAEQVSEVMFPAGSEIIQEGSVGDSFYFVKQGELEVTKKTKTGQEAKLSVVRSGQGFGEMALLTCSVRSSSVRSITDVSLYKLSKKAFEDMVLHESAFKAMLSRKDEDYSHFSSIKTLQPFQLLDPEKMCAVIEKMEEKDYRAGENIIVQGEKGDIYYIIKAGRVAVLKTKKGEQESQQIAVLGEGEAFGEEALIRCDPRNATCQALEETTVFTLLKRDFDQIVKPSFLDNIFPEDINVDTCLDEYTIIDARIPPEYAEEHIYGAVNIPVEELRYQCSTFDKSKKYITYCLNDSRGMVAAFLLKNRGFNAQCLRGGISGWEGRLETGSDGIHLPQG, from the coding sequence ATGCCGCTTCTAACCGCAGACCTGAAGAAGTATCATTACTTTTCGAGCCTCTCCGATAGCTCACTCGACCTGCTTGCAGAGCAAGTCTCCGAAGTAATGTTTCCTGCAGGCAGTGAAATCATACAGGAAGGCTCGGTAGGCGATTCTTTTTATTTCGTAAAACAGGGCGAGCTTGAGGTTACCAAAAAGACAAAAACCGGCCAGGAGGCAAAGCTGTCGGTTGTTCGAAGCGGGCAGGGCTTTGGAGAGATGGCGCTGCTGACCTGTTCGGTCCGTTCGAGTTCGGTCCGTTCAATAACCGATGTCAGTCTGTATAAACTCTCGAAAAAGGCGTTTGAAGATATGGTGCTGCATGAATCAGCTTTTAAGGCAATGCTTTCGAGAAAAGACGAGGATTATTCGCATTTCAGCAGCATAAAGACCCTGCAGCCGTTCCAGCTCCTCGATCCTGAGAAGATGTGTGCCGTAATAGAAAAGATGGAGGAAAAGGATTACCGTGCCGGTGAAAATATCATTGTGCAGGGTGAAAAAGGTGACATCTATTACATCATCAAAGCCGGCCGTGTCGCCGTATTAAAGACGAAAAAAGGAGAGCAGGAGTCCCAGCAGATAGCGGTATTAGGCGAAGGAGAGGCCTTTGGAGAAGAAGCGCTCATCAGGTGCGATCCGCGTAATGCGACCTGTCAGGCGCTTGAAGAGACAACGGTTTTTACCCTTTTAAAAAGAGATTTTGATCAGATCGTAAAACCTTCATTTCTCGACAATATCTTTCCCGAAGATATCAATGTAGACACATGCCTGGACGAGTATACGATCATCGATGCCAGAATACCTCCCGAATATGCTGAAGAGCATATCTATGGAGCAGTGAATATCCCGGTTGAAGAATTGCGATATCAGTGCTCCACATTTGATAAGTCAAAAAAATACATCACGTACTGTCTCAATGATTCACGGGGTATGGTCGCCGCATTTCTCCTGAAAAACCGGGGGTTCAATGCACAATGTCTCCGGGGAGGTATAAGCGGCTGGGAGGGAAGACTGGAGACGGGTTCCGATGGCATACACCTGCCCCAGGGGTGA
- a CDS encoding flavodoxin family protein, with protein MKVVALNGSPRKEGNTRDAINIVLEELKKEGIETEYLQLGGTDIKGCKACYKCFELKNKRCIQNDGLNTFVEKMISADGIIIGSPTYFANVSTEVKALIDRAGLVARANDHLFKRKAGAAVVSFRRAGGTDVYSSINYFFGISHMIIPGSSYWSIGQGRNPGEVLKDEEGVTTFRHLGENMAWLLKKISA; from the coding sequence ATGAAAGTCGTTGCCTTAAACGGTAGTCCGAGAAAAGAAGGAAACACCCGTGATGCGATCAACATTGTGTTAGAGGAACTGAAGAAGGAAGGGATCGAGACCGAGTATCTTCAGCTGGGCGGCACCGATATCAAAGGATGCAAGGCCTGTTATAAATGCTTTGAGCTGAAGAATAAGCGCTGCATACAGAATGACGGGCTCAATACGTTTGTCGAAAAGATGATCAGCGCTGACGGGATCATCATAGGTTCTCCGACCTATTTTGCAAATGTCTCGACCGAGGTAAAGGCGCTCATAGACCGTGCAGGTCTTGTTGCCAGGGCAAATGACCATCTCTTCAAACGCAAGGCAGGTGCAGCCGTGGTATCGTTCAGACGTGCCGGAGGGACGGACGTGTACTCAAGCATCAACTACTTTTTCGGCATCAGTCATATGATCATTCCCGGCTCGAGCTACTGGAGCATTGGTCAGGGCAGGAACCCAGGCGAGGTCCTGAAGGATGAAGAGGGCGTAACAACCTTCAGACATCTCGGCGAGAATATGGCCTGGCTTCTGAAGAAAATCTCTGCGTAG
- a CDS encoding 2,3-bisphosphoglycerate-independent phosphoglycerate mutase yields MQKLLRSLVQKNRSKIILVVLDGLGGLPVNGRTELDSAVTPNMDSLARTAACGLHTPVAPGITPGSGPGHLSLFGYDPLEFQIGRGILEALGLGLEIRKTDVAVRCNYATIRDGLIVDRRAGRIPTEQSRKLTERLQKEITRVDDAEITFAAGMEHRFAVVMRFPEELANDAAQIPDTDPQQEGKAPLAPQPLSGSAEKVATAAAKVIAQVHEILKDEERANFALMRGFSGMPDIPTFDEAYGMNALAIATYPMYRGLATLVGMHAPVLEGTVEDEIAFLKDQYDNYDFFFLHVKKVDSYGEDGNFAEKTKRIEEFDALLPRITALNPDVLAITGDHSTPALMKGHSWHPVPMLLKSPYVLGGLCSSFSERECTKGELGIFPTVQLMSFMLANALRLKKFGA; encoded by the coding sequence ATGCAGAAACTCCTGAGAAGTCTTGTTCAGAAGAATAGATCGAAGATCATACTGGTGGTTCTTGACGGACTGGGAGGCCTTCCCGTCAATGGCAGGACCGAGCTTGATTCGGCGGTGACGCCGAACATGGACAGCCTCGCCAGGACAGCGGCCTGCGGACTGCATACCCCGGTTGCACCGGGCATAACACCCGGCAGCGGCCCCGGCCATCTTTCACTGTTCGGCTATGATCCGCTTGAGTTTCAGATCGGCAGAGGAATCCTCGAGGCGCTCGGTCTCGGCCTTGAGATCAGAAAAACCGATGTAGCAGTCCGGTGTAACTATGCAACCATCAGGGATGGACTGATCGTGGACCGGCGGGCCGGTCGCATACCGACCGAGCAGAGCAGAAAACTGACTGAGCGGCTGCAGAAAGAGATCACAAGGGTCGATGACGCAGAGATCACGTTTGCAGCAGGCATGGAGCACCGTTTTGCAGTTGTAATGCGCTTCCCCGAAGAACTTGCCAACGACGCGGCACAGATACCTGACACAGACCCTCAGCAGGAAGGGAAGGCACCGCTTGCGCCTCAACCGCTTTCAGGCAGTGCGGAAAAAGTCGCCACCGCAGCCGCAAAGGTCATCGCGCAGGTTCATGAGATCCTGAAGGATGAGGAACGGGCAAATTTCGCGCTTATGAGGGGCTTTTCCGGCATGCCGGACATTCCGACCTTTGATGAGGCATACGGCATGAACGCCCTTGCCATAGCGACCTATCCGATGTACCGCGGCCTTGCAACGCTGGTAGGCATGCATGCTCCTGTCCTGGAAGGTACGGTTGAAGATGAGATTGCATTTCTGAAAGATCAGTATGACAACTACGATTTCTTTTTTCTGCACGTCAAGAAGGTCGACTCGTATGGTGAGGACGGTAATTTTGCCGAAAAGACGAAGAGGATTGAAGAGTTCGATGCACTGCTTCCCCGCATTACGGCACTGAACCCTGATGTCCTTGCCATAACAGGCGATCACTCGACACCTGCCCTTATGAAGGGACATAGCTGGCACCCTGTTCCCATGCTCCTAAAGTCGCCATATGTGCTTGGAGGGCTCTGCTCCTCCTTCTCAGAGCGGGAATGCACAAAAGGAGAATTGGGGATCTTTCCGACAGTTCAGCTTATGTCGTTCATGCTTGCCAATGCATTGCGGCTCAAGAAATTCGGCGCCTAA
- the hemW gene encoding radical SAM family heme chaperone HemW: MAEFLYIHIPFCARKCIYCDFLSVPYDEALAEQYTNALCRELELKKDLAGTLKTVFVGGGTPSILPNSCLDRMFACIADNYNRAENAEITVEANPGTLTEAKVRTLISRGVNRLSLGIQSFSNSELRTLGRIHNAETAIQSAEMVRLSGMENFSLDLIYGIPGQDMQTWKDSLQQAIALSPKHISAYELTPEPGTPLRSSLDSGDCSMPGEELVLDMSDFAVDRLSASGYEQYEISNYSLPGYRCAHNLNYWDRGDYLAAGAGAHGFIKGYRTRNTSSIKQYIEKLENDTDPEMEKTALSREDALREFVFLGLRKTEGIRLDDAAEFGLDLAAASDELFRLRLVESTTCHLRLTRKGQHIANEVIVRLLGGLGL, encoded by the coding sequence ATGGCTGAGTTCCTATACATCCATATTCCATTTTGCGCAAGGAAATGCATATACTGTGACTTCCTCTCGGTTCCCTATGATGAGGCCCTTGCGGAGCAATATACCAACGCACTCTGCAGGGAATTGGAGCTGAAAAAAGACCTTGCAGGAACTCTGAAAACGGTCTTTGTGGGCGGCGGCACGCCCTCCATACTTCCAAACTCATGTCTTGACCGGATGTTTGCCTGCATCGCGGACAATTACAATCGTGCCGAAAATGCAGAAATAACCGTGGAAGCAAACCCCGGGACCTTGACCGAAGCAAAGGTCAGGACACTGATCTCGCGCGGCGTCAACCGCCTGAGTCTCGGCATTCAATCCTTCAGCAACAGCGAACTTCGGACTCTGGGAAGGATCCATAACGCAGAAACAGCCATACAGTCTGCCGAAATGGTCCGTTTATCAGGCATGGAGAATTTCTCCCTTGATCTTATATACGGCATTCCGGGACAGGACATGCAAACCTGGAAGGATTCCCTGCAACAGGCGATTGCCCTTTCTCCAAAACATATCTCTGCATACGAGCTGACCCCGGAGCCCGGGACACCCCTTAGGAGTTCCCTTGATTCAGGTGACTGCAGCATGCCAGGTGAAGAGCTGGTCCTCGACATGTCTGACTTCGCGGTCGATCGTCTCTCGGCGTCGGGATATGAGCAGTATGAGATATCGAATTACTCGTTGCCGGGATATCGCTGTGCACACAACCTGAATTACTGGGACCGCGGCGACTACCTCGCTGCCGGAGCCGGCGCGCATGGGTTCATTAAGGGATACCGTACAAGGAATACGTCCAGCATCAAGCAATACATAGAAAAACTGGAAAATGATACAGACCCTGAGATGGAGAAAACAGCATTATCCCGCGAAGACGCGTTGAGGGAGTTTGTCTTTCTCGGTCTTCGTAAAACTGAGGGAATACGACTCGACGATGCCGCCGAGTTCGGTCTGGACCTTGCGGCTGCAAGCGATGAATTGTTCCGGCTGCGCCTGGTCGAATCGACCACATGCCACTTGCGGCTCACCAGAAAGGGACAGCATATCGCCAATGAAGTAATTGTGCGGTTACTTGGGGGCCTCGGCCTCTGA
- a CDS encoding response regulator yields the protein MSKVIVIDDEPFILMMIEDKLKKAKIDVTTLRESKNALEVIKKNMPDLIILDWMMPELSGIDLCKMIKADPGLKDIPVFMLTAKGQDSDEQQGLQCGVSRYITKPFSPRSLLEMVQEIVGKA from the coding sequence GTGAGCAAGGTTATTGTGATCGATGACGAACCCTTCATTTTGATGATGATAGAGGACAAGCTTAAGAAGGCCAAGATCGATGTTACGACATTGCGCGAAAGCAAAAATGCCCTTGAGGTGATCAAAAAGAACATGCCTGATCTCATTATCCTCGACTGGATGATGCCGGAATTGAGCGGTATTGACCTATGCAAGATGATCAAGGCAGATCCTGGACTGAAGGATATACCTGTTTTTATGCTGACAGCAAAGGGGCAGGATTCTGATGAACAACAAGGCCTCCAGTGCGGTGTGAGCCGTTACATTACCAAGCCCTTCAGCCCCCGGTCCCTTCTTGAGATGGTGCAGGAGATTGTTGGAAAAGCCTGA
- a CDS encoding YchF/TatD family DNA exonuclease, which produces MKEFDPDREEVIQRAREAGLEALITIGSDLEGTLAGVRLAELHDFIYCAVGIHPHEAKDFTDQTYSLLRELTQKEKVIAIGETGLDFHYDHSPRDQQKKVFRKQLELANETGLPIIIHSREADKDTLDLVSESGIRHGLFHCFSGDAAMAEQVMALGLSISIAGPVTFKKAVGLQEVARMVPDDYLLIETDAPYLTPAPFRGKRNEPAYILHTAKKIAELRGISLQDLSRITTLNAKRLFAIGTLPEKGEIAYQIRDSLYLNITNRCTNKCSFCVKFNSDFVKGHRLSLSHEPSAEELKKEIGDPSRFREIVFCGYGEPLQRLDLVKQIARWVKEQGGRVRVNTNGHANLIHKRNIIPELKGLLDSVSISLDAQDTDTYTRICKPYFPGAYQEVLRFIQDVKAVVPDVQITVVNLPEVDLKKCEEIAADLGVRFRVRELDVVG; this is translated from the coding sequence ATGAAGGAGTTTGATCCTGACCGTGAAGAAGTCATTCAGCGGGCGCGGGAGGCAGGCCTTGAGGCCTTGATCACTATAGGCTCTGACCTTGAAGGAACTCTGGCAGGCGTCAGACTTGCTGAACTGCATGATTTCATCTATTGCGCTGTCGGCATACATCCCCATGAGGCAAAGGACTTTACCGACCAGACCTATTCCCTTCTCAGGGAACTTACGCAAAAAGAGAAGGTGATCGCCATCGGTGAGACAGGCCTCGATTTTCACTATGACCATTCTCCGAGGGACCAGCAGAAAAAAGTCTTCAGGAAGCAGCTTGAACTGGCAAACGAGACAGGTCTGCCGATTATCATTCATAGCCGGGAAGCAGACAAAGACACCCTTGACCTCGTCAGTGAATCGGGTATCAGACATGGGCTATTCCACTGCTTTTCGGGAGATGCTGCCATGGCCGAACAGGTGATGGCATTGGGCCTTTCTATCTCGATCGCAGGGCCGGTAACATTCAAAAAGGCAGTGGGGCTGCAGGAAGTTGCCCGTATGGTGCCTGATGACTACCTTCTGATCGAGACCGATGCACCCTACCTTACACCGGCCCCCTTCCGCGGAAAGCGCAATGAACCTGCCTATATTCTGCACACGGCAAAGAAGATTGCGGAACTGAGAGGCATAAGCCTGCAGGATCTGTCACGCATCACCACCCTGAACGCCAAGAGACTTTTCGCCATTGGCACACTCCCGGAAAAAGGAGAGATAGCATACCAGATTCGGGACAGCCTCTATCTCAATATCACCAACCGCTGCACGAACAAATGCTCCTTCTGCGTAAAGTTCAATTCGGACTTTGTAAAAGGCCATAGGCTGAGCCTCTCCCATGAGCCCTCTGCAGAAGAACTGAAGAAGGAGATTGGTGATCCTTCGCGCTTCAGGGAGATCGTCTTCTGCGGATACGGTGAACCCCTTCAGCGGCTCGATCTAGTGAAACAGATCGCCCGATGGGTCAAAGAGCAGGGCGGGCGCGTCAGGGTCAACACAAACGGCCATGCCAATCTGATCCATAAACGAAATATCATTCCCGAGCTGAAAGGACTTCTTGACAGTGTCTCCATAAGCCTTGATGCCCAGGATACCGATACCTATACCAGGATCTGTAAGCCCTATTTCCCCGGGGCATATCAGGAGGTTCTCAGGTTTATACAGGACGTAAAGGCAGTAGTACCCGACGTTCAGATAACGGTCGTCAACCTGCCTGAAGTTGATCTGAAAAAATGCGAAGAGATTGCAGCAGACCTGGGGGTGCGATTCAGGGTCAGGGAACTTGATGTGGTGGGGTAA
- a CDS encoding threonine synthase — translation MGHVKGLKCRECGREYPVDPIYVCEFCFGPLEVAYDYTSIAQAITREKIAQRPENLWRYRELLPIDGEPQVGLNSGYTPLIRADRLAKALGIDELYIKDDTVVHPTLSFKDRVVAVALTKAKEFKFDTVACASTGNLAHSVSAHGARAGFNRFIFIPATLEASKIVASLVYEPNLIAVDGNYDEVNRLCSEVANKYRWAFVNINIRPFYAEGSKTIGFEIAEQLGWKAPDNIVVPCASGSLLTKVWKALKEFKEIGILKDLNTKIFGSQATGCNPIAAAVKAGTDIIRPVKPNTIAKSLAIGNPADGFYASQVIRETGGHAEDVSDQEIIDAIKLLAKTEGIFAETTGGVTLASTRKLIQSGKIKRDEMTVICITGNGLKTQEALQGHTTVPHYIKPSLSSFEEVLEKISSGQ, via the coding sequence ATGGGACATGTTAAAGGACTGAAATGCAGGGAATGCGGCAGGGAATATCCTGTTGATCCTATTTATGTCTGCGAGTTCTGTTTTGGTCCGCTCGAAGTAGCCTATGACTATACGTCGATTGCTCAGGCGATTACGAGAGAAAAAATAGCGCAGCGTCCTGAAAACCTCTGGCGCTATCGGGAACTTTTGCCTATTGACGGTGAACCCCAGGTGGGCCTTAACTCCGGGTACACCCCGCTCATCAGGGCAGACCGCCTTGCGAAGGCGCTTGGCATCGATGAGCTCTATATCAAAGACGATACGGTTGTCCATCCCACGCTCTCGTTCAAAGACCGGGTAGTCGCTGTTGCTTTGACCAAGGCAAAAGAGTTTAAGTTCGATACGGTCGCCTGTGCCTCCACGGGCAACCTTGCTCATTCGGTATCTGCCCATGGGGCGCGTGCAGGGTTCAACCGTTTCATTTTTATCCCTGCAACGCTTGAGGCGAGCAAAATCGTGGCCTCGCTGGTCTATGAACCGAATCTCATTGCGGTGGACGGCAATTACGACGAAGTCAACAGGCTCTGCAGTGAGGTTGCCAACAAATACCGGTGGGCTTTTGTAAATATCAACATCAGACCATTCTATGCCGAGGGATCAAAGACGATCGGATTTGAGATTGCAGAGCAGCTTGGATGGAAGGCCCCTGACAATATCGTTGTGCCCTGCGCAAGCGGATCGCTTCTGACCAAGGTATGGAAAGCGCTCAAGGAGTTCAAAGAGATAGGCATATTAAAGGACCTCAATACAAAGATCTTCGGCTCTCAGGCAACCGGCTGCAACCCCATTGCCGCTGCGGTCAAGGCCGGCACCGATATTATCCGGCCGGTGAAGCCTAATACCATCGCAAAATCCCTCGCCATTGGCAATCCTGCGGACGGTTTTTATGCGTCCCAGGTGATCAGGGAGACCGGCGGCCATGCCGAGGATGTTTCAGACCAGGAGATCATCGATGCCATAAAGCTTCTCGCAAAGACAGAAGGTATCTTTGCCGAGACCACGGGCGGCGTTACCCTGGCTTCAACCCGGAAACTGATCCAAAGCGGCAAAATTAAGCGCGATGAGATGACGGTCATCTGCATTACCGGAAACGGTCTTAAGACGCAGGAGGCACTGCAGGGACATACGACCGTACCGCATTACATAAAGCCGAGCCTCTCCTCCTTCGAGGAAGTGCTCGAAAAAATAAGCAGCGGCCAATAA